Proteins co-encoded in one Papaver somniferum cultivar HN1 chromosome 5, ASM357369v1, whole genome shotgun sequence genomic window:
- the LOC113281113 gene encoding GSH-induced LITAF domain protein-like has protein sequence MAAKYEEPAIGIPYNPNYQNPVPLQQQSHQGQGYFMSENPYQSGMIPPNAVFVDPKGIPLQQTIFRDTPAPFNCVYCGSSGITTVKSKPSLAAVVGCMMPFMLGICFLCPSMDCLWHKYHYCPHCNEKVADFEKSDMCAVMDAASWTQTSFAVPA, from the exons ATGGCTGCGAAATATGAAGAACCAGCAATCGGGATTCCATACAACCCAAACTATCAAAATCCAGTACCTTTACAACAACAGAGTCATCAAGGGCAAGGATATTTCATGAGTGAAAATCCATATCAATCAGGAATGATCCCACCAAACGCAGTTTTCGTCGATCCAAAAGGAATTCCATTACAGCAAACTATCTTTAGAGATACTCCTGCTCCTTTCAATTGTGTCTACTGTGGTTCTTCTGGAATCACTACCGTCAA GTCGAAACCAAGTCTAGCAGCTGTTGTGGGTTGCATGATGCCGTTCATGCTCGGGATATGCTTTCTTTGTCCATCAATGGATTGTCTCTGGCATAAATATCATTACTGCCCACACTGCAATGAAAAG GTTGCTGATTTTGAGAAATCAGATATGTGTGCGGTGATGGATGCTGCATCTTGGACCCAGACGAGCTTCGCAGtacctgcttaa